The genomic interval CACTTTATGTCTATGTACTTGTTTAAGCCATGCCACTTAATTTCTCGCTAACTTCCCACAGTTTCTTGCTGATACCATCGTCTCTGGCCTCAGGTTTGACTTGGACCAGCTGACAGTCTGAGAAATATTTGCCGCTTAAGTGCTCGATGTCCTCTTGCAGGGCGCAGTACAGCGTCGTCTGAGCTCCAGACACCGGATCTGTTGCCCAGAAGTTGAAAACAATGGCCTTGATGATGCGCGTGAACCACTGGTTAATGTCACGAGCGAGTTCTGATCTTACAGACCCTGAAACAGATCAAAATGGTTAAAACACGGGCAATAACTTGGTTTGCTTCAAGAATCCTTTCTGGCCTTTTTAATGGTGGTGCCTGGTTTGGTTTGAGTAACTCATCTGGCTCATTTCATTGTGTTTGCAAGGCCATTCATgtttttggcataaaataatTACGTGATGTGTGTTATCTTAGGAATGAAAGCTAGAAAGTGTTGGCATACGGTACTTGCATATTGCAATTCTGTTAATTTCACTAACCTGGATGGAGACTGTAGCAGGTTACTTTGGTTCCCTTTAGTCTCTTGGCCAGTTCATGAGTGAAGAGCACATTACAGAGCTTGCTGTCGGTGTAGGCTTTGAATATATCTCCATCAGAGGAACCCAGACAAAGTCTCTTGTGTGTGGTGATGCAGTCAAAATCAATGGTGCCCATGTCATGACCGCAAGACGACACATTCACTATTCTGCTTGGTGTGCATTCCTTAAGACGATCCAGAAGAAGATTGGTCAACAGGAACGGACCGATGTGATTAACACCAAGGACCATACCAATTCCATCTTCAGTGCGTCCTGGACAGGCCAATGCTGAACAATACAatgcatatattatttattgaAATATGTGCGATATTACAAAAATGCCATATTATTTCATATAATTGAATATAGCCTGATATATGCTCTGTGTTTTTAAGGTGTTTCTTGTAGTAGGCTACTTTAACCTGAAGTATTGATTTGTTGAGAACTAGTGAGATACAATGATTTGTTTGCACTTCATTCATCATGTTGATTTCACCTGCATTATTAATGAGAAGGTCAAGTCTGGGCTCGGTCTTCAGGAAGTTTTCGGCAAAAGAACGGATAGATTTTAGACTCGCAAGATCTAGTTGCATGAAGACGATACCATCATTCCCTGTTTCCTGTAAGGAGAAAAATGTTGGAATGTTCGGTGTTTGTACAACAAAAGCAAATTAAGTTTCTGAAAATAACTGCTTACTTTCTTGAGTTCTTGTACTGCTTCCTCTCCTTTCTGTTTGCTTCGACAGGCCAAAATCACTCGCGCTCCTCTCTTGGCCATCTCTGCAGCCGTTGCCTTTCCAATGCCAGTGTTGCCACCTGTGAAAAATTAACCCTCATAAGACCCAATTTTCCCGAATATGATATAGTTCCTTGgtggtaaaaatgaccccagacattaaaagagtgattacacaaaatatatacatttttaatgatacaaataatatataattttttttcatttacttcCCATCCATACATTAATTCTGTGTTTTAAGAAATTTGAAGTACTTTTAAACCCGtaccactcaattcctcaactacaccattgaaaaatatatacattttataaaaaatcacataaattatgatctaagtttgatttaaattgtttttagatattgatctagatgttatgtgttgaattcagccatttggtgtttagaaaaaaaacagttttatgggTACAGTTTCGGAAATAAACCACTTCGACCAGCAGAGGCCCATAGAGACCCGTTCATTTCACTGGATGTAGTCAACTGCTCAACATCACCACTTCATTGATACATTTGtgaatttatataaacattagaaaggacataaaaaattaatattagttcaaatagtagaatttgttgttgtttttgatgcattttgaaatgtctgtttttacagaatgccacagaaatttgtgtgtgtgtgtctgtctgtctgtctgtctgtttgtgtgtgtgattcagcatgtattttctatgtaacatttgtgctctagtaccagaTCTACCTTTCTGTGttgaaattttcagatttattctggatgcattgatttttttacaaattaaaaaaaaatttttgcaatCCCCAATTTGGGTTCATTTTACCTCCAAAGGGACTAATTAAGTGAATATTTTATGCCTCTTTAGaacgaccgaatcaagcccaggttttttatgtaaatcttgacagataatctggaaagTCACAAAGTCTAATTCCAaggagatgaagggaaccatgtttctaaactaaagaaaagtggcttggggttagaattgacCCCAAGGGTCTTATTAGGGTTAAATAGGTTAATGTGTTACAACATGGAATAGACGATATGGAATATATGTAGTTAAAGTCTGAATAATGAATCTTTGCTTTCAATTTAGACCTATACTGATGAAAAATCTTCAAATTGTTTTCCTAACCTGACATTAAAAAGAATATTGATAAAGGATTTTGGTTGAGTTTTAAGGTTTTATTATAATATCTCAAACTGGGCTCAGATTTTCAAGATAAGTATGCAGTTAAAAACCATGGTATTATTCAATATAAATCCATGATAGAATATGCTTTCAAGACCAAATGATCTGAGCTATGCTTTTCATAGTTATTTTAAGGCAGCAGTTATGTACACTATGTCACAATATCAGCATTGTCTTAGATATGCTATTTACAGTAGGTGAGAtgaagttttatttaataaatataattatcAAATTTGCAATAAGTGCAAATAATAATTAACTTAGTTGCTatacatcagtggttctcaaactttttcccaTGCGGCCCCCTCTTGTGTATGGTGGCCCCCACTTCTGCCCCTTTGTGTTGCCATTAAAGACAATTTatgatataaaacattttataaaacggttagttccaatccttgattctgattggtcaataggtgtgctttattcacaataaaacactgctatgaccgcttcacccaacggttctatttaatatcactgcgcccttagcaacacccttagcaacacataaacatataatgagacaaactctgagaacagtttgttgtttttatttgaactttcatgttgtttttcgcagtcagggactattttttctagcggaaggaatgcttttattgatttaacttcatgaaagttgcattaattttttttttactttaatattgtgtggtaaccgttttataaaagcaataaggtactcgaggcaagtgctgtatcgtgaataattcacgatacagcacagcctctcgtaccttattgcttacgtaACATAtgaaattttaattaaacaaaacttattaaaatatgCAATGTAGTGTTGTTGGTTAGTCAcacaagtggccacgcccttaattttgcagaactttaaggctcacggcgcattcacacggggcgtaagcgttaacgcttaacggaaggcttgtctgaagcgtggccaaccgcccctcacagtggccgctacacatgctccgttcttccataaacgtaattggctggctctgtctaggtaatttgcataaggcaatctgattggctgacgcacgcgttgccgcttgaaaagttgagaactgttcaacttctgccgcgagcaacggcactgacgcggcgccgacggatccataacggcgcattcacacggggcgtaagcgttaacgcttaatggaaggcttgtctgaagcgtggccaacagccaatcacagtggcgctacacatgctccgttcttctataaacgtaattggctggctctgtctaggtaatttgcataaggcgatctgattggctgacgcacgcgttgccgcttgaaaagttgagaaatgttcaacttctgccgcgagcaacggcactgacgcggcgccgacggatccacaattcagttcggcaacgcatgacgtcacccataaaAAGTTACGGGGACGCGTTACCGCTgccgccccgtgtgaatgcgccgtaattcagttcggcaacgcatgacgtcacccattaaaagtgaatgggaagcgttaacgctgacgccccgtgtgatTGCGCCGTTAATATCATAACGGATAATGATATTCTCTGCACCTCAAACTGCACACTcattaatgcaaaaaaatctaactgCTGTAAGTTTTTGGTTTTATCataacggatgagttacaaaaaaatcaaccccctcacagttgtcatgaagagcaattttttaaagaaaataattatttgtgATGCAttgttttcatcatttattatacTTGCTTAACTATCAGCAGACATATGCAGCTTAGTTGATTAATGCCTAACAAAAAACAGTAGCCTAGGCTGCTTTATTCCACGTCGGAAGGGCAACGTGAGTCGAGAAGGGCATATGGGCGGTTACCCGGGCAACCTGAGCaacccccccccaccccccacCCCCGTACACGTCCctgctgtaaacatattttctactgtaaagttggccagtTTAACATGgaagtctatgggaattgacctccttttggagcctgcctctagcggccagtcgatgaattgcagtttaaaatgaATTGCAGTCTTCAAAGAGATCGGAAGGGTGCCCCTCGGACTTTTCCACACCAGCATGTTCTTCATCTTTATTGAAAACAAATGCCTTTTCGATGTGTTAGGGAAAGCGAGATTCGAACCAGATGGGCGGAGCTTGTGTAGCGTTTGCCAACAAGGAACGCTATTTACTACACTGTAAATACACCTTAACCCTCCATACATACTGCATGTTAACAATACTctgatttgtgtttgttttcattCCGCCAAGGCATTCGAGGAAACAAATCTGATTCTTTTCTAATACATAAACCTAAAAAACGAGTGTAAACTTGTGAAATATAGGTTATTTCACCTACCTGTTATGATGACTGTTTTCCCATAGAGTTTAGCTTTGCCTGTAAAGGTTTTCCTCTGTACAAAAATCTTATGAGCAATATAATAAGCTATGAGTAAAGGCACAAAAATTAATAgcaagtaaaacatttttgccTTTCTAAGCTCTGCAGAGTGCAGGCAGACGTTTCTGGAAGCAGAGTTTCAATCCTTTATATTTACACAGACGATGAACGTTCAGATATCCACAAGTTTGAGTCACGCCCAGTATGTGGTCACGCAACTTGATCTTATATTATGTGGGCGTTACACAACTATATATAACCTGCGCAACAAGACGGACGGGAATTTGTGAAATTTCCTGCAATTCTCTGCACCTCAAACTGCACACTCGTTAATGCAAACAAAGTCTAACTGCTGTTagtttttggttttgttttttgcaatccAGTGTTTTTAATTAAggaaaaataattacacaaaactattacaaaaaactaacaaaaatatatatatctgaCTGCGGTAAAAGATTAAAGCTGCTTGACTTCTAGAAATCTAATCATCAGTTTAATAGTTGCTGAGAAAGAATTGTTTTCTGCTcagcaaataatttcatttgATTTACAAGCAGAATTCGTGTTGAAAGTGTCGTGTTATTAAGATAAAGCTGTCCTATTGATATGTATGGCTGCATTCCATGCATTCTAATGATGATTTAGCACTTTTTCTGTTTAAGAGGATGATTTTGCTCTTTTTCTGTTTAAGAGGTTTCAATCAGGGACCAAAATGGTTAATGTGTCACCCAGGAAACTGTTCAATCAGAATAAACCAAACcatgattttaataattatggAGTCACTAATGTCTTATAGTCTTATAGTTATAGATTCATTGTTTGAAAGTGGCAtgatcaaaataatagcagtgtgAAGTTTAATTGGAAAATGAGTTCATTCTGTGAAAAAACTACACATCTCCTTTTTGTCCTTTATTAGGAAAGAGTGGAAGCAAATGTTTTAcccattgttttaaaatatatttgctgctgAATTTCTAAGTAAATGGGCCGTTCCATCATTGCTCAGAGGAACAACgcaatttgattaaaaagttgatttgaGAGGGGAAATATAAAGAAATGCAGCAAAGTTTATGATGCTCAGCTTAAATGATCTCAACTGCTTTAAAATGGCAACAAAAACCCAAAGCACATGGAAGAAAACAATCATCTACGGTTAATACAAATCGAAGAATAGTCACGGATGCAAAGATTCAGGCTTTAATCACCTCTAAAAAGGTGATCTAAAATGATCTGTAAGTTTTGTGACAGTGAGAAGACATCTGATTGAAAGAAGTCCCCGTAAAGCACCATTGTTGAAAAAAGGCATGAGCAGAATCACATCAACTGACCCAAATAAATATGGCGTCACATTTTGTGGCCTGATGAGAgtaatattgttatttttggttCAAGTGGTTATCAAACGGAACCTCAGGTGACCCCCGGGTACTGTCACAGTATACTCTTTAAAAACAGTTAAACATGGTGGTGGTATTGGGATGTTTTTCATACTACcatgttgggcctatttattgGACACAATGGAAACATGGATCAGTTTGAATACATCAGAATACTTGAAGAGATTATGTTGCCCTTTGCCAAGGAAATGCCCCCAAAATGGGTGGTTCAACAAGACAACAACCCCAAACACACAAGCAAGAGGGCAAATTCTTGGTTTCAGACAAAAAGGATTGAGGTTATGACCAGCTCAATCCCCGATCTCTACCTCATTAAAAACTTGTGCCGTGACATTTTTCTGACGCAAAACCTAAAAATTGACAGGAACTGTGGATCCTGGGTTGAACTACCTGTTTCTGGGTGCCAGAAGTAGATTGACTTGATTTGAAACATGTGCAGCAGTTAACAGCAATAATCCAATAGTTTAAAGTGAAGTTAAATCTTAAGAAAATTCTTCAGTTTTAAGTTTCTACAATGTTGACACTGCTATTTTTCTGAACAgcttaatgtttattttatttgcctTCCTTTAAAAGAACAAGACAGACTTGTTAtgttaatgctttgatttgtaatttaatgtgtaatgttttcaatacatttaatattcaatacaatacatttttgcactttattcacttttatttgtatcgctattattttgaacataactgtgtgtgtgtgtgtgtgtgtgtgtgtgtgtgtgtgtgtgtgtgtgtgtgtgtgtgtgtgtgtgtgtgtgtgtgtgtgtgtgtgtgtgtgtgtgtgtgtgtattatagAGAAGAtcatacataaaaatatattgtataATAATAGTTAATACTATGATTCCTATCAGAAATTGTATTGCTGTACACCAATATTTCACTACTTGATGTAGTTATAATTTAAGCGTATAAACAAATCCTTAAAATTGGTTAATAATAAGAAAGCccttaaatgtattttactttTTGATGAATACAAGCTAATTTGAATAAGccttttttatattgtttttgtgatgttattattattattattatttaaatattttctttattttactttattatttgtttaatgtTAAGTTTGTGCTCTTATTTTGTACTTTTGTAATTTCGATTCTTATATAGGCTATTCATTGTTGTAATCACATGCTTTGATTGTTtgtaaagttaaataaataaataaatacatattttttaaagagttaTCTCTTTCAAAAAGGTATAGAGTGATAGTTTCGAATAGTAATACAATGTCACATTGGTGTACCGTGGTAATAAATTATTccaatattttatatttaatgaatCTAAAATgactaaattgtttttttttcaaaatgtacatGTACAAACAACAAGGCACCAAGGTTCAATGTACAATATATCTTCACATTACATTGTAGGGAACAGGCGCATACTTCAAGTAAAAGGAAAACAAAatagaacaaaacaaaaacaatccaACTAGTAAATAAACAACATCAAAATTGAGAGCTAGGGCTTTTGATCTAAGTCATATTCCTTAATTATGGAGAAAAGTTTAGTGGCATTTTTATTCTGCATAATAGTAAGGGCTTtgataaagaaaacaaaatcatTGTGAAATacgtttgttttgtttattgtcCTGGTTTTTCCAACAACTTcggtaaatgataaaaaaggtGTTTTCGACTTCCTGCAGCGCTGCACAGACCGGTCGAACTATGACATTAAAGTATCGCGCGAGAAGGATTCGAATGCTtccgcggtactttgacgtcatatcACAAcctgtctgcgcagcgccgcaagaAGTCGAACACGCCTTTTTTCTCATTAGCTGGGCGGTTTCTCGTGTGGCGTTCCCTTAACCGCGATGCCCTTAAAAGTGACATGTCTGTCTCCTATGGGAGGGGAAAACAAAAGGGTTGTGTTTACGAACTTTTTTCGCTTGTAAAGAGAAACTTTGCTATTCGAAGGTTAAAGACAACGTCATGTTTAgttcattaatattcataacCTTTTGCCTGTACCAGGAACTTAGTAAAGTCGTAAACTGTTCATGTTAACGTTTCTTAGGTCATCGTAGATATAAGGTCTTGcattcattttctctttcagaAGATAATATACAATTGAACTCTGGTCTTTGAATTTTTCTGAACTTACAGTTATCTTGTGGTAAGTAGTTTGtgcttgtttgttttaaataagtagttgtgattttaaaaagACTAATATATTAAGATCACAATAAAAAGGTTGCTGTTTGGATGTAATTGTATGTATTTGGGAAATTCCAGGGAAGTAACTTACAGTAAACCATATCCGTCAACTTGTTTGTCTTATTATCAGGTGCTTTGGTAGTTTTAACGAAACCTTTTTTCTCATTATAACCTGGCAAGGTCTTGTCCCAAAAAACCAGTGACCTACTTTCCACACTTTGATCCAATCTGAACAGCCTGTAAGAGTTACAGTGTCGCCGTGTTTGTCAAATGAAATTTTTGTGATCATTATGAttctaaaacattttaaataagaaaGTTAAAAACAAGTAATGTTTGGTGTTACacctatttttaaatgaaaagcatgtctGTTTcgtgcaaatgtattttgtgtCATTCAACAGCTATATTTACACCAGACAAGCAGAGAAGAAGAGCCTGTTAGGTGTCTATTCAATAGAGAAAAGGTCTTTATAACCTCAGCAGACAGTGAATGTGTAAACTGAGACATGACAGCATAAAATATGAAGTTTAACAGGAACTACAGTACTATATGTTCATATGCGTATATACTAGAAACAATGTCTAATCTTCTTCATCTCCACATTTAAAGAGAAGAAATAATAGTACAAGGCCAAGGTGAAGATATAAATCACCTGACAATGAAGGCATTAGTTAACAGCTGTTTAAGATGAGGGCTATGGAAATTCCTAAATTCTTTTGTTGGCACGTGGAACTCCTTTTTTCAAGGGAAGACTTTCCACAACAGCACTTTTCGTGTCTGAACAACTACAGCAGCTATGAcgcttttaatgttttttacaaCCTTATGATTCAGTGATTCATAATTCTTGGAAACCACCTTGTCTTTTCCTTTACCTGTGCATTAACATACAGTATTGAAAGAGGTTTAAATGTGCAGTTAAATAGCATTTTCCTTCTGATCTGACCCAGCCGCATATCTAACAAATCTAATGTAGTTATGGGGattatgtaataaataataatatttcagACTTGCATAAAACACCAGTcaggtttatttttgtttttgttataatgttTGTTACTCAAAGTGAAAAGTAATTAAACAATGGTGTGGGAATATTGTTTAAGTTGGCCTAGATGTGTATTTcaggcttaaggc from Misgurnus anguillicaudatus chromosome 16, ASM2758022v2, whole genome shotgun sequence carries:
- the LOC129422646 gene encoding dehydrogenase/reductase SDR family member 13, coding for MFYLLLIFVPLLIAYYIAHKIFVQRKTFTGKAKLYGKTVIITGGNTGIGKATAAEMAKRGARVILACRSKQKGEEAVQELKKETGNDGIVFMQLDLASLKSIRSFAENFLKTEPRLDLLINNAALACPGRTEDGIGMVLGVNHIGPFLLTNLLLDRLKECTPSRIVNVSSCGHDMGTIDFDCITTHKRLCLGSSDGDIFKAYTDSKLCNVLFTHELAKRLKGTKVTCYSLHPGSVRSELARDINQWFTRIIKAIVFNFWATDPVSGAQTTLYCALQEDIEHLSGKYFSDCQLVQVKPEARDDGISKKLWEVSEKLSGMA